Within the Rhodothermales bacterium genome, the region ATCGAGACGTGGGGCCACGGGAAGTATGTGGCCAACTCGGGCCTGATCGTGGCGCAGGAGTACCGCAACTTCGGGCTGGCGCGTCGCATCAAAGAGCATGCGTTTACGCTTTCCCGCGAGAAATTCCCGCAGGCGAAGCTGTTCGGGATCACGACCAGCCTGGCGGTCATGAAGATCAACTCGGACCTCGGCTATCGGCCGGTGACGTTCTCCGAGTTGACAACCGACGAGGAGTTCTGGAACGGCTGCCGCAGCTGCCCAAATTTCGATATCCTCACCCGCACCGAGCGCAAGATGTGCCTTTGCACCGGGATGTTATACGATCCGGAGGTAGAGGAAAAGCGGGAACGGAAGACCACGGAGCAGGTGCTCGAGGGCCAGGAAAAGCCCGTGGAAGCGGCGCATTGACGCCGGGCGACGTCTGAGCCTCTGACTATCCAGGCGGCCGGCATCAGAGCCGGCCGCTTTTTTTCGTGCCGATGGCCTGCCTTCAGGCCGTATACGGCTCTTCAACAGCCATTAGTTCTTCTAATTCCGGCAACTCAGGGACCCGCTCGAACGAGATCGACTCTTCCTCCGCATGGTCATCAGACGCCGCACGCTTCGGCTGGGGCAGCGGGAAGAGGTCGGCCGTCGACACGCCGTTGCCATCCAGCTTTTCGATGATCTCCCACAGATCCGTCGTGATCTCGATGAGCTGGTTCGAGCGCTCGCGCTCTTCTTCAAGCTGAGACTGCAGCCGCTTGTTCTCGGCGCGGAAGCTGACGTCCAACTTGCACAGATACTGATACATCTCCTTCAGCGCCCGGGCGTGCAGCTCTTTTTGCTCCTGGAGATGGGTGATGTGTAATTCGCAGGAGGCCAGTTTTTCCTCGCAGGAGGCGCGTTCACCCGTTTCCGCCACAGGGGTCTCGGGAGTGGCGTCCGCTTGCATGAGCTTGCGCAGGAAGTTCTTCGTCATGACACACTGAATGGCTAGAGGTTCGTGCCGCGGGACGGGGGGATCGGCGGTAGAGCGATAATTTTAAGCTTCGCAAGATCTGTTCCACAATCCTTGTCTCACGCCGGCGGCAACCGCGCGAACGCATCGAGGGCGGCGTCTCGCGCGCGACCGTGCTCGAGCATTGGTTCCGGATACCCCGCGCCTGCCGCAAAGAGGGGGGCCATCCAGGGGGCATGCACCTGTGCGGCCGGGAATCGAGCCAGTTCGGGCACCCAGCGGCGGACGTACGCCCCGTCGGGGTCGAAGCGCTCGCCCTGGCTGACGGGGTTGAAGATCCGGAAGAACGGTTGCGCGTCGGCCCCGCAGCCGGCGGACCACTGCCAGCCCTGGGTGTTGTTCGCCAGGTCGGCATCGACGAGGGTATCCCAGAACCAGCGCGCGCCGGCCTGCCAGGGGATCAAGAGGTCTTTTGTCAGAAACGACGCCACGATCATACGGACCCGGTTGTGCATCCACCCGGTGGCCCACAGTTCCCGCAAGCCGGCATCGACAATCGGATAGCCGGTCTGCCCGCGTTGCCAGAGACGCAGCGCGGCGGGGTCCTCCCGCCACGGGAAGGCGGTGAAGCGGGGGTTTAACGGCTGATCGGTGGTGCCGGGAAAATGGAACAGCAGGTGATAGGAGAACTCACGCCAGGCGATCTCGCTCAGAAACACCTGCGCCGGCTTGTCGCCCGCCGGCATACGCTCGCGTACGGCGCGCCAGATGGTGTGCGGGCTGATCTCCCCGAAACAGAGA harbors:
- a CDS encoding GNAT family N-acetyltransferase, with translation MTFSIQVAGPEHAPLAEAICTLIEDAAKKRGTGIAKRDPEYIRKKMNDGKAVIALCGDALAGFCYIETWGHGKYVANSGLIVAQEYRNFGLARRIKEHAFTLSREKFPQAKLFGITTSLAVMKINSDLGYRPVTFSELTTDEEFWNGCRSCPNFDILTRTERKMCLCTGMLYDPEVEEKRERKTTEQVLEGQEKPVEAAH